The Macadamia integrifolia cultivar HAES 741 chromosome 4, SCU_Mint_v3, whole genome shotgun sequence genome contains the following window.
AACAAGACATTGCGTACATGGCTTGTTGTGGCGCGcgcacgagagagagagagagagggtaggAACATTTGAGCGGGCCTTTTGGTTGCAGAGGGCGTTGGGATTGAATAAGGGATTCGGTGCTAGGACTTCGGAGCACACCAGAGAAATGGAGATTAAANNNNNNNNNNNNNNNNNNNNaaaaaacaaaaaacaaaaaacaaaaacaaaaacaaaaagcaaggaagagagagaagtgcCGTGCGGGGTGCATGTGAGAAGTGATATAGTGTTTGTTGGGTAGAGAAACAATGGAAGTGATTGgttgaatttattattattatataattttatatcatttaaatataaaaaattattttattttcttttccattggAAAACAAAtaagtagaatttttttttttcttttcatttcatttctcttcttttcttcttttcaagattcttttttcttttattttatttcttggctaccaaacacatcctaagtTTAAAGCTCACTGTTTATTCTTTATTCGGGAGAGACTTTAGTGTTTTCCAAATGTCAAAACCAGAGAAGTACCAGATTTTTCCGTACTTGAACCTGATCTGATCTTGAACTAAATTCCGTGGCACAATAtccacactcctctctctctctctctctgtggcaCAAACAAACAAAGGCGTAGCAGTATTGACAACCTCTTTTATCAATGGCCAAGCTCCAACAACAATCCCCATAAAAAGAACAGCTCCAACACCCCAAACCCGAATTACTTTCACATGGAAAGCAGGACAACCATCATTCTGATCCTTCCCGATGTAACTGACAACTCGCTTGAATCCTTGAagtaacaaaaagaaaagaaaaatgcctGAACATTTCTGCCTCTATTTTACAGCTTAAATAAACACGATATGTAACCATATGAATCCACACATCCAATGAAATTGTTTGAAGTTTTCTGCAACTAAAGGTAGACCACTCTTTCATTAATTGGAGTCGTTCAAGCTTTTTCAATTCTGCTCACAAATAATCCAGAGAATCAGTccggaagaaagaaaggaaaaaaaaaaaaaggtctccATCAATGAACAATTACCAATAGACAGAGAACTGGAGATACACGTATGCTAAAACAAGAAACTCCAACTTGGAGGAGATGAAGTTTATTTGCTCTCTCTTTAAAACCAAGGAGGAGCTAAGTCTGTGAGGAGTGATATTGTACAAGCCTTCAGCATTAAAAGATCGAGGCCACAAATTACTGGGCCGTGAGTGAAGACATTAGTATGACTTGACCAAATGAAACAGTTCTGAGTAAAGTAGAATGGCATTACATGATTCATTGCAGCAGATTAAAAATAGTTGAATATTCGGAATTGAGCAATAAAATATGCTATGCTTCCATAAACTACAACAATGGTACACTAGCCAGCTTGGTTGTTTTTGCAGTAATTCATTGGATAGGTATCTCATTGATCTGCTACACTGGAAAAGAGATGAATGGGTACTGAAAGAATCCAAAAAATGCACCACATTCAATTCATAACAAAAACATATTAATCTAAATTGATTTTGTGGGTCCTAATCAGACCAAAAGTACTCCAAAAATGATTGAACTATTTGGTAAAGAATTACACCATAAATGCAACATGATGTTACAAATGAAGATCACCCTTCACGAGttcagtcttttttttctttttctttttattttttattttttcaagtaaCGAGTTCAGTCATTACAACTGAAGCTGATGGATGTCAGAAAAATCTGTGCCTGCAAAATCTTGGATCAGAAGCTCTAATAGAATTGAGAACTTCCTTCCTGCTGCAGCTGGAGATCATTTTGAGAATTTTCATCATTATTGATTGGCGAAAGCAGGGAAGGGTTTGTATGTGGGCGGGAGAACAATAATTTTAGTCGGAAAGCATCAACTCCATTCAAGTAGTAACGGAAGAGCCTTTTAGCTCTAATAAACCCAAGACGACCATATAATGCAAGAGCTCCCTTGTTTGTGACCTCTGCTTCCAATGTCACCTgcaagaaaaataacaaaataatgaaCCAGCCTCTTCACAGTTGACTTGACCCAAAGAAAGTCAGCAACCCGTGTAAAATAAAGATATGTGCAAGTAAAACAACATATATCTGAAAGTCAGAACACATACAACATGCTACAAGTCATTATACTTGCAGGAAAAAGAGACAGCTATAAATAAAGATAAGCGACTAAATGTCAAAGAGCAAATTAGCAACAATCAAAGAACTGATAAAGAGATCTATGGTACAGTGGTAAAATCTATGTCACAACGTACCTCTTCACATCCTGATTCCATCATCACTTGAATAGATCTAGTCACAAGTTCTGTTGCTGCAATACAAGGAAATCTTGACTTAATTGGAAGATGCAAAGCAGTAAATTACATTGAACAACCATTGATGCATAATCAATTGAGATAAATTGTCCTAAGCATTAGTATGTTATGAGGAGCAGTGACCATTATCCCATGAATCTAGGAAGTATGAGAATCTTGATATCTCAATATCCATCTCAGAATCTAAGAAGTATGAGAAACTTGATCTCTCCACAGAAGCCTCCATATGTAGTATCAATTTGAAGATTTTCGGAAGCCAACAAAGGCTAGGCTTATGAGGACTTGATGCCAGCCCTCTTTTTCCTATACCACAGAATTTTGGGACCAGGAACCATTCATAAATTCTGGGAGGTAAAGGGTTGGCCTTTAGAGTAGTAAAGAAGTAAATATGAGCGCAAAGCCTTCTTGTTGGATTGCACAATTTTTGGGGTTTCAAATTCTCAACTTCTCCaacttcaaaaataaataaataaataaataatctcaAAAGCAGCCAAAGAATTtgaatcccatcattttcttaaaGCTGTTAATCCAATCAATGTAAGCGCAAAAACTCATTCCTAGCAATGCTCGCATACATATCTGACATGACACATGTCAACACAAGAAAAATCTATGAGCGGAATTGTCCTGAGATTCATCGTAACAAGATCAACATTGTTGGAGGAAAGCTCTTTATTCTCCTCTGCATAGTTCGTATTTTCCTGCTCTGCTTTCTAGTCCCACAACAATTAGGACAGGAGAATTGAAGAGCCTACAGCCTATAAGATATCAACCATAGTTGATAACCATCCCATAAGTAGTTTCTGTTTAATCTCATACCGAATCCTATTCCTAGCCTACAATGGAGTTCTGTTTTCagtttcattttctattttggttatttttataTGTTTAGGCTGGATTAGAAATCTATAAGTCCAGTCCTGTTATGAATTGATTTCCATTATGTCAAGTCCTAGTTGGTTTAGGAACTCCAAATACAGCTGGAGGTTTTTGAGTTAAATAaccttttgatgatcccttggGCAATTATTGGTGTTAAGGAATGTTATGGTCTCATGAGTGCAGTCAACATTTAGAAACTTGGGAATCTGCAGGGATTCATTGGCATCCTGAGATTGTCACAAGTAAGGTGCCAGACTTAGTTGGGGCTGTGcattttcatattttacttAGTAGATCTTGTGATTTTCCCCCTCCCAATACTTTTGTATTGCCATCCCAGGCCCAGGTGAAGGAGGCTTAACAGCAAAATCGGCAAGTATTGACTAGAATTCTTAAGAAACAGCAACAGAACTTCAGAGAACAGAATcagaaatttgaatttcaacATGAGCCAAAGAGAACAGAAACTAAAGAAATATTTGAAGAACTTAAACAGAATATTCAGTCAAACAAGGCGCCACAGGTGATTGAGACCCAGCAGATTACTGACTAGTGTCTGAATGATTAAgatagaagaatgaagaccaagaCAGGCCAGAATCCAACTAAGACGTCATTCTGAATCTGTCAAAACTCCTTCAGACTCCACCAAAGTTGAACCTGAAAATCCACTCAGGCTTGCACTGAATCCATGGTACTTGCAGAAAACTGAAATCTATAACTCATAAACTTGTGTGAAAGGCCATAGGCTAGTACATCACTACATCTATATAGAAATTTCATAAATGGACTCTCTAAACCTCCTAAACTGATTTGGAACTTAAACTACTACTTGGAATAGCTACAACAGACTAGTATTTGACACTCCAACAACTAGGACTCTAAAGAATAGAACATGAAATCTAATATAATTCTAGGACTTGATCAAATTCCTAATAATTCTAGGACTTGACTTGGCTAAATTTTAACAAGAAGATCTCAAATGACCCACAAATTTAGACTAGACTAATCCTACTCGACTGATCTCGTGTTCCTAGCTCCTACCCTTAGTTTTAGACCCATATTAAATTGTCCCAATAAAATGAAAACCCATTGGATCAAACCCAACATGTATAGAACCAACCCCAAGGTTCATTTCTACTAAAATAAGCCCACTTCTGTGGTTTATCTGCATCAGTTTTGGTGTGTCTGGTTGGCAACCAACATCATAAAAACCAGTATGCAAACATTTTAGGATAAATTCTGTAAATTAACTCTCCGGAATAGAGTTGGTGAAACAGGATTCATGTAGCTGGCTCGATTTTATttggataaggcttagttgaaTTGTGTGTGTAAAAGGACTATGTGCTCACAAGTGCCCAGACCAAGATATGTTACATGAGGAGTCCGCATGAAGGCACATAGCCATCCTGGGAGTAACACACATGTAAAGCAGGCCAGAGCAAAGGAGATCCTGTGGTTTTGTCCACATGATTCCTTCCTGTGATTTTGTCCAAATAGATCCAGTATCCTTTTTTCACTTACCTGTGCCGCATGATCCCTCCCAGTGATTTACTTGTTTGTAATGATCTTGCCATACATCATCTTAGAGACATTGGTGGGATGTGGATTAACCCACTACACGCCATTACCACTCTTCAGTTTTCTGACCATTTTACTATTGTTTGCAAATTGTCTAGGGTTCCTAAAATACGTATTGATGGTCCATAGGGAGAGATTTATTCCCATAAAAATACTCTGAACAAATTATAGAAGAGCATCATATTGACTACCTCCGAGTTACAGTGGTTAGGGGATGACCAgcaatttcaaaaaaatacaCCAAGCAAAGTTTTTTGCTTTTGACCATCAGATAGAAATTATATCATTAATATATTGCTAAAGGTAGAGTTCGAAATAAGGTTGTTCCATCTCTAGCAAATCCAAGCCCGGTGGGTTTCAGCCTTTCAGGTAAGGACACACTGAGATATAATAAACTATCAAAAACATAGAATCCTTGACATCCTGACATATAAAACCATAACTCTGCAAtacatatcaaaaaaaaaaaaaaaagaactacaAGAATATAAGTAGTCGGCAAGAAAAGCATACCTATGCCTTTCCCTCTGTAAGGTTTGATTACAACGAGCATTGCAATGTAACCTCGGAAAGTATTCCGATGCTCCCCCATCTTACAAACCACGGTTCCTATACAATCACCTTTGTGGAAAGCCTGATAACGGTAGAGCAGTTAAAATCGAAACATTACCCTAAATTCGTTAAGCAATACATAAAAAGAAGATCGATAGAAACCAGAAAAACGAAAAGAGATAATCAAATTGTTCATGAAtcggaaagaagaagaacccaaaccctaaccctaacacTGAAGTAAACCAAGTTACCAGGAAGGAGAGGTGAGGCCAGAGATAGACGAAGTATCTGTAAGTGAAAATGGAGTAAGGCTCACTGAGCTCCTGGTCAACCAAGCGCATGATAAGCGGGAGGTGGTGTTCACCTCCATAGCTCACGTACTCTATCTCGGCTGGATCAAATTCAACCGCTCCTTCCGCTTCACTCTTCGTCTCCATTACTAACTTATTTTCCTCTGCGTGTGTGCGCGTCTCCCGCTTGTTCCAAGTTCCAACTTTTAATaagatcttctcaaaatctAGGGTGGAGTTTTTCTGCCAGGTCGCGCGGCCTCTGAGCCAGGGCATGGGCCAATGCGAATGCGCGCATGGCATCCTTAGGGGGTAAGACGGTCTTTTCACTCTGTCATTCGTCTGGGCGTAGCCGCGTAGGGTCGCGCATTTTTTCCCCTAATCTCGATATCCATCCTCTACCTCTTCCTTTCGCCTCGTCTGTACTCAGCAAGCCCATCCTATCAACTGTTGCGGACGATACACGCGAGCCATGGCTATGGACGCTTCTGAAGAAACCCTACGTAGAGCTATGGCCGACAAACAAGCTGCTGTTGACGCACAAGGGAAAGCCGTTAGGGATCTAAAGGTTTCCGGTGCGGCAAAGGCGGAGGTCGATGCAGCAGTGGAAGCACTAAACGCCTTGAAGCTGGAGAAATCTTCTATCGAAAATCAGCTTCAAGCTGCCATCACTGGTGGCGCTGGCGGTCTCAGCAGGGATGCTTTTCGTCAAGCCGTTGTCAATACGTTGGAGCGGCGGCTCTTCTATATCCCGTCTTTCAAGATCTATCGAGGTGTTGCTGGTTTATACGATTATGGTCCCCCTGGTTGTGCGGTTAAGGCTAATGTCCTTGCTTTCTGGCGTCAAGTAAGTCCCTCCGTTATATTATTAGTTGAGTTCGACGATGTCGACCATATTTTAGTGAACTATTTTCTTTAAACATCCTGCAGTATTGGCTAGCTTTTTAACATGCGACGAAGTATGCaagttttatatttaaaaatctGT
Protein-coding sequences here:
- the LOC122076465 gene encoding N-alpha-acetyltransferase MAK3 translates to METKSEAEGAVEFDPAEIEYVSYGGEHHLPLIMRLVDQELSEPYSIFTYRYFVYLWPHLSFLAFHKGDCIGTVVCKMGEHRNTFRGYIAMLVVIKPYRGKGIATELVTRSIQVMMESGCEEVTLEAEVTNKGALALYGRLGFIRAKRLFRYYLNGVDAFRLKLLFSRPHTNPSLLSPINNDENSQNDLQLQQEGSSQFY